In the Nicotiana tabacum cultivar K326 chromosome 16, ASM71507v2, whole genome shotgun sequence genome, one interval contains:
- the LOC142170620 gene encoding uncharacterized protein LOC142170620 — MGLTYVPPMIQNGEKIVELQQEEVEKETEKWRKAVIMYVVGDTPSIGAVERFIAFQWNFVTKPKVYYHNEGPSTINSRPVITKAWAPDFDFEEEVLKTLPLWVKLPNLPLNCWGADSLSRIGSGLGTPVYADECTTKVEKISYARILVEMDITRPLPMKITVKDPNGRKFEQAITYDWKPVYCSTCLQLGHSCLNKTPMQQLEPKQSKQRQEWKPKEQNKPITENEGSQATVASKKPETNQEITEGTQNQQHSQDTEERWQEVRGKSAAKQSHVNTIEERLVMGNGFTALTRTSAQQLNINTRRMEGGQSSRGMMEEIVLPDQICYDVGHMEYDGRSNGNPIQEWEVRDFKEFMMKAGMTEMRTVGRNFTWTNSHVFSRIDRAVVHSEWITKMPHLDAMVMDPYFSNHFPLCVKFGEEPQNPRPFRFFNHLADHKEFLQIVTNVWTRKEIAQMPVIWKKLKEVKGELKKLNTTEFAAVDTKVKHARQQLKEIQERIRNNYLQTKLFEEEEEMKKRLEKWVNIEESIFNQKSRNQWLKLGDSNSAFFFANMKSRVSQNKIRSLMTATG, encoded by the exons ATGGGACTCACCTATGTACCTCCAATGATACAAAATGGGGAGAAAATAGTTGAATTACAGCAAGAGGAAGTTGAGAAGGAAACAGAGAAGTGGAGGAAGGCAGTAATCATGTATGTAGTCGGAGATACACCTAGCATTGGAGCTGTGGAAAGGTTCATTGCATTTCAATGGAATTTTGTAACAAAACCAAAGGTATACTACCATAATGAAG GGCCAAGTACGATCAATAGTAGACCAGTGATTACTAAGGCATGGGCTCCTGATTTTGATTTTGAGGAGGAAGTATTGAAGACTCTACCCTTATGGGTAAAATTGCCAAACTTGCCATTGAACTGTTGGGGAGCTGATTCCTTGAGTCGAATTGGAAGTGGATTAGGAACACCAGTCTATGCTGATGAATGCACCACCAAAGTGGAGAAGATATCATACGCTAGAATCCTTGTAGAGATGGATATTACAAGACCTCTACCTATGAAGATAACAGTGAAAGATCCTAATGGAAGAAAATTTGAGCAAGCTATTACTTATGATTGGAAGCCTGTGTATTGTAGCACATGTTTGCAGCTGGGACATAGTTGCCTGAACAAGACACCAATGCAGCAACTAGAACCCAAACAATCAAAACAAAGGCAGGAGTGGAAACCTAAAGAACAGAACAAACCAATCACTGAAAATGAAGGATCTCAAGCTACTGTGGCAAGTAAGAAACCAGAAACTAACCAGGAAATAACAGAAGGCACTCAAAATCAACAACATTCACAGGATACAGAGGAGAGGTGGCAAGAGGTAAGGGGCAAATCTGCTGCTAAACAGAGTCATGTAAATACTATTGAAGAGAGACTGGTTATGGGAAATGGCTTTACTGCTCTTACCAGAACAAGTGCTCAACAGTTAAACATTAATACTAGGAGGATGGAAGGAGGGCAGAGTAGTCGTGGAATGATGGAGGAGATTGTTTTACCAGACCAAATATGTTATGATGTTGGTCACATGGAAT ATGATGGTAGAAGTAATGGGAATCCAATACAGGAATGGGAAGTTAGAGATTTCAAAGAGTTTATGATGAAGGCAGGGATGACTGAAATGAGAACAGTGGGAAGAAACTTTACATGGACAAATTCTCATGTATTTAGCAGAATTGATAGGGCAGTAGTCCACTCTGAATGGATAACTAAAATGCCACACTTGGATGCTATGGTTATGGACCCCTATTTCTCAAATCACTTCCCTCTATGTGTCAAATTTGGAGAAGAGCCGCAGAACCCCAGACCTTTCAGGTTCTTTAATCACCTGGCAGATCATAAAGAGTTCTTACAAATAGTTACAAATGTCTGgacaagaaaggaaatagcacAAATGCCAGTAAtatggaagaaattgaaagaaGTAAAAGGAGAGCTAAAGAAACTGAATACAACTGAGTTTGCAGCAGTTGATACAAAGGTGAAACATGCCAGGCAGCAATTAAAAGAGATACAAGAGAGAATAAGAAATAACTATCTGCAAACAAAACTGTTTGAAGAGGAGGAGGAAATGAAGAAACGACTGGAGAAATGGGTCAATATTGAAGAAAGTATCTTTAACCAAAAATCCAGAAATCAATGGTTGAAATTAGGAGACTCAAATTCTGCTTTCTTCTTTGCCAACATGAAGAGTAGAGTTAGTCAAAACAAGATTAGAAGTCTGATGACTGCTACAGGATAA
- the LOC107810330 gene encoding zinc-finger homeodomain protein 2-like: MALAGEDKEMRMQGSLGYHSLDQGNQHHHQPNNNNLQPQQDNEKSSSGGTGAAPPVVVPYSSGGSTNNKFKITSRARYRECLKNHAASIGGNVTDGCGEFMPSGEEGTLEALKCAACNCHRNFHRKEQPNVDNNNAGIMVVHPLQLPQPLPSPLPSMNHHHQHGRSVWSTMPPQPVKMAFGGSGGGGSGATDSSSEELNFNTYQQATSVPPQPQPPFMLAKKRFRTKFTQDQKEKMLEFAEKLGWRIPREDDTEVQRFCSQVGVKRQVFKVWMHNNKNPSAKKNPQEEP; the protein is encoded by the exons ATGGCATTAGCTGGTGAGGATAAGGAAATGAGAATGCAAGGGTCATTAGGGTATCATTCACTTGATCAAGGTAACCAACACCACCACCAACCCAACAACAATAATCTTCAGCCACAACAAGATAATGAAAAATCATCCTCGGGTGGTACTGGTGCAGCACCTCCAGTAGTTGTACCATATTCCAGTGGCGGATCtactaataataaatttaaaataacatcacgagcaagATATCGTGAATGTCTGAAGAATCATGCCGCTAGCATTGGTGGGAATGTTACAGACGGATGTGGTGAGTTTATGCCTAGTGGAGAAGAAGGAACGCTTGAGGCGTTGAAATGTGCTGCTTGTAATTGCCACCGTAATTTTCACAGAAAAGAACAACCAAATGTTGATAATAATAATGCTGGTATTATGGTTGTACATCCGCTTCAGCTTCCTCAACCACTGCCTTCTCCGCTTCCGTCGATGAACCATCACCATCAACACGGTCGCTCAGTTTGGAGCACAATGCCACCTCAGCCTGTCAAAATGGCCTTCGGAG GTAGCGGCGGAGGTGGAAGTGGAGCTACGGACTCATCAAGTGAAGAACTTAACTTCAACACTTATCAGCAGGCAACCTCAGTGCCTCCACAACCGCAACCACCATTTATGTTGGCGAAGAAACGGTTTCGGACAAAGTTCACTCAAGACCAGAAGGAAAAAATGTTGGAATTTGCGGAGAAATTAGGGTGGAGAATTCCAAGAGAAGATGACACTGAAGTACAAAGATTCTGCTCTCAAGTTGGGGTGAAGAGACAGGTTTTTAAGGTTTGGATGCATAATAATAAGAATCCGTCTGCTAAAAAGAACCCACAAGAAGAACCTTAA